The Pigmentiphaga aceris DNA segment TCAGATGACATCGAGGCGGTGCTGACAAGCTGAAAAACGGCGATATATAGCCGTTTTCGTGGAATCCTCGGCTTGATTGAGCAGGGGTTTCCGCACCAGAGCAGTGCGAAATAATGCTCTAGAGAATGTAAGTCTGCGTAACTACTAGGGAAAACCATTTGCCTATCTATCTGGTAGTAGATAAGATTCATCCATCGACGCAGCACACACAAACAAGCGCTGCAGCGAATAGCAAGAAGCAAGTCCAAGCACACGCAGGAAAACGCAAGAGAACAAGCACCACCGCCGATTTCGGCGTTTTTATTTCCCGACGCATCTACCTAGTAGTAGATACTGGAACGGCCAATATGGTCATAACCATCAACGCACACTGGAGTCTCACCATGAACCGCATTTTCGCCGCACTGATTCTTTCCACCGCTGCCATTGGCGCCGCCCAAGCAGGTGAACTGGGCTATCGCGATGCACCGACCATCCAAAGCGTGGCTACCCGTGCCGACGTACAAAAGGCCCTGGATGCCGATCGCGCGAACGTTCAAGCCTTCCAAGGCCAATTGGACCCCAGCGTGACCAACGCACCGGCCGGCACTGCTACCCGCGCCCAGATCGCTCAGCAAGAAAAGTTCGCCAAGGTGTCGAACCCCGCTGGCGGCGCATTCGTGAACGGCTGATCACAGCCGATAGCGGCTGATTTTTTTCTTCGCCGCCTGACCTACACGTAGATAACTTTGCAATCTTGATCGAACAGATCCCCCATCCTCAAGGAATCATCATGAACCGCATCCTCGCCGCACTCGTCCTGTCCACCGCTGCCATTGGCGCTGCCCAAGCTGGCGAAGTCGGCTACGTCGACAATCCCGGTGCCAAAGTCCAAAGCTCGCAACCGTCGCTGAGCCGCGCCCAGGTGCAAAACGCACTGAACGCTGATCGCGCCAATGTCGATGCCTTCCAAGGCCAGCTCAACCCGAGCCGTACCGACGTCCGCACCGGCACTGAGAACCGCACACAAGCTGCTCATCAGAACCAGTTTGCCAAGGCTGTAAACCCCGCCGGTGGTGCATTCGTCAACGGTTGATCCGACCTGATTGAAGACAGGTCGCTAAGACAAGCACTGAAAAACGTCTGCTGACGAACCCGTTTCACTTACCGGTCTCACGTACCTGTTTCACCTACCCCTCTCATCACGCATTTCAAGGAAACCATCATGAACCGCATTCTCGCCGCCCTGATCCTGTCGACCGCTGCCGTTGGCGCTGCCCAAGCCGGTGAAATCGGCTACCTGGACAACCCGGGTGCCCAGACGCAAAGCAGCGTCAGCCGTGCTCAAGTCCAGAACGAATTGAACGCCGACCGTGCCAACGCCCATGCCTTCCAAGGCGAACTGAACCCAGCCGCTGGTCAGGTCAAGTCGACATCGGTCAAACAAGCCTCGCTGGACAACACCGTGCTGATCGCCAAGGGCGACGGCAACACGGATGACATCAGCACCGCATTTGCGTTCATCAACGGGTGATGTTTTTTCCCCTCTGGTCTATCTACACGTAGATAACAGTCACAAAACTCCGCTATAAAGGAATTGTTGTCATGAAAGCCCTTCTCTCTGCATTGGTACTGTCGATGGCTGCCATGGGTGCTGCTCAGGCTGGCGAACTCGGTTATCCTCCGGCCCCGCAAAGCGGCGGCGCACTCAGCCATCAGCAGGTACAGAACGAGCTGATTCAGGCACGTGCGCAAGGTCTTACGGGTAATGGCGAACTGGTCAATGTGGCGAACACGTCGCCGGCAAGCGCTTCCCAACTGAGCCGCAATCAAGTACAGCAAGAACTGAACGTTGCACGTAGCCAGCCCAATCTGTCGGGCAATGGTGAACTGGATTCGCCGGTGTTCGCAGGATGAAGTCGCACGTTGCAGTAGATGAGAGCCACCGGACGGCATTTGTTGCGCCGTCTCGGTCTCCGCCCGCCGGAACGCCTGGGTGACGCCTGGCGACTCGCGCGCCGATTCACCCGTTTCGCAGGTACCATTCCGTTATGAACACGACCCCGCAAACGACTCGCGATCAAATTCTGGACTACGCGCAGAAGCTCATTCGCCTGCGTGGGTGCAACGGTTTCAGCTATCGCGATCTGGCCGAGCACGTAGGTGTAAAGACCTCTTCCATCCATTACTACTTCCCCAGCAAGGACGACCTGCTGTATGAGGCCGTGTGTGCCTACAGCACGCGTACGCTTGCTGCGTTGCGCGCCATCGACGCGAAGTTGCCCGCCGATGTGAAGCTCGACCGCTACGTTGATTTCTTGGAAGAAATGAGCGAAGGCGAAGAAATCTGTCTGTGCGGCATGCTGGCCGCCGACCTGGCGTCTGTGCCCGATCGCGTGGCGCAACAGATACAGGGTTTTGTGCACGCCCACGAGGTGTGGCTGAGCAATGTACTGATCGAAGGCCGTGCCCAGGGCACGCTTCACGTGCATGGCTGCCCCGAGACTGCCGGACGTGCGCTGTTTGCGACGCTTCAGGGCAGCGGTCTGGTGTGCCGCCTGTTCAAGACCACGTCACGCTTGCGCGACATTGTGGGTGCCATGCGCGTACAGCCCGCCAACGCCTGAGCGCGAACACCTTGTCGCAGCATCGTCGCTGCCTTGAGAACCCCGCATACCGCCACCGGATGCGGGGTTTTTTCCACTAGCCGGTACCCGGCAAAAAATCTTCGATTCGACGCGCCGGTTTTTTTCTACAATGCGCCTTCTCGTCGGTCACCGACGTATCAGCCGGCCCGAGGAGGCCTTTGCATGAGCCAGCCGTTCACGCCGTGGGACAACCCCCTGGGAGTCGCCGGGTTTGCGTTTATCGAATATGCCGCGACTGATCTTGCTGACCTCGATCACGTCTTTACGCAATTGGGCTTTGGCAGCGCCGGTGGGGCTGCGCTCGGTCAGACCAGGCGCTATCACCAGGCTGACATCGATCTGCTGGTCGATGCCCGCCCGGACAGCTTTGGTCAGCGCTACGCGCAAAGCCACGGAGTGTCGATCTGCGGTGTTGGCATCCGGGTTGCCAACGCACAGGCAGCCCTGGCGCATGCCTTGGCGCAAGGGGCCAAGCAGGTAGCAGCGTCGCTGGCTATCGATGCCCCGGCGATCCACGGGATTGGCGACACGGTAATCTATCTGGTGGATACAGCTCCGGATACGACAGCGGATACCACCGACACCTCGACAAGCACCGGCCTGCGCAGCATCGACCACTTGACCTGCCAGGTACGCCGCGGGCAACTGGACAGCTACGTCGATTTCTTTGCGCGGGTGTTCAACTTCCGCGAACGCGCGGTCACCGCCGGGTCGTCCGATGCAGCGCAGATCGTGGCGCGCGTGCTGGAATCGCCCTGCGGCAAGCTGTGCATCACGCTTGCAGAGACCAATACGGTCGGCAATGAAATCGGCCAGGATGCCGCTGACGAAGCCCGGGATGTGCGCGAAGGCGATCACATCCGCCATCTGGCCTTGCAAAGCGATGACCTGTACGCAAGCGTAGAAACACTGCGCGCGCGCGGCATGGGCTTTCTCGATGCGCCGCAGACCTACTACGAACTGCTGGACAGCCGCCTGCCGGGCCACGGCGAGGATACGGAACGCCTGGCAGCAACCCGCATTTTGGTCGACAGCTCGCTTGATGGCGGCGTGCTGCTGCAGATTTTCACCACCACCTTGCTTGGCGGCCTGTTCTTCGAACTGGTTCAGCGCAAGGGCGATAACGGCTTTGGACACGGCAATTTCGCCGCGCTGTTTGAATCCATCGAACTGGATCGTCAGCGCGATCCGAGTTCGGCGGGGTATTGATCGGTACGGAAAGGACCTTGCATACGCAGACAGCGGCAGGCCTTCAATAAGCGCCAAGCGCTTGACCCGGACAAAGCACGCATGAAAAAGGCGGCATCCACTTCAGGACGCCGCCTTTTTTACGTCACGACCGATCAGAAGATCGCGTGTGCTTTGAGCAAGGGCAACAATTCTTGCTCGTAGACCTGGAAGCGGTCACGCAGATCGGCGATATTTTCTTCTGCGGTCTGCAGAACGGTATCGCCCTTCTTCAAGCGCTGGTTGGACGCCGCCAATGCGCTCCAAGCGAACGCAACAATGTCCTTATGCTTGTTGATGCGAGCCAGCAAGAACAGCTTGCTGATGCGGTCCACGTTAAGCGCACCACCGGTGACCGGTGAGGCCAGCACCGCAATGTTCTCGTGATAGAAGGCGTGCTGCAACAGACTTTCGTTGAGCTTCTGCGCGCTTTTTCGCCGAGTTGAGGTTTCTGCATCGGTCTGGCACGGCGACACGACGCCCATGCCGACCAGCACGGTGACGGCTTCGGTTGCCTGAACCGCGCTGATCGACGCCGACTCAAGAATGTCGACGATTTCACGCAGCGATTTGGGAGCGTAGGCATTGGACGCCAGCACATCCACAACCGGCTTGTAGATGGCCTGGTTGAGTTCGGCTGAACCGCCGCCGACCTGCACCGTCCACGTCACCTTGTTCGCAGGCACCACCAGGGCGAAGCGTTGTGCCAGCAACGCCGCCTGACGCTCGGCCGCGCTGAGACGACGTGCGCCGCGCACGAACAAGTCGCGTCGGAACTGCTGATTCACAAAGTAATCCCGCGCCTGCTCACGCATGGTGGGATTCGTGATCTTGTTCAGGAAGGCAATACCTTCGCTGCCAATGTGCAGGGCATCCATGCCGTCAATCGGTTGCGCTGGTCCGGCGTATTCGACTTTCGCATCTGCCAGGGCGTCGACCACATCGGTGAAATAACCAATGTGCCACTCGCCGTTGAAGTATTCGTGCGCCAGATAATGACGGTCCTGGCCGGCAATTTGTTTCAAGCGCTCATCAAGACCGGGAGTGGCCGCCGCGTATTTCGGCTTGGCAGCCAGCAGTTGCGTCGCGAATCCAATGGCGTCACCGACACGGTCGGTGGCTGACCGCTCTGATGAACCGACAAAACGGTCATGCATTGCAAACAGATGTCGCAACGGGGCAGCATGAGACCAGCCCGGCAGGCAGTTGTAGCTGACGTACAAAGAGCCACCGGGTTTCAGGTACTTCTTCACGAACTCGACGATGATCTGGCGATTCTCGTGGCTGATCCAGCTCCAGATCCCGTGCAACGAGATCGAGTCGAATTGCGGCAGATCATCACGCGCCAGCAGTTCTGCAAAACTGT contains these protein-coding regions:
- a CDS encoding 4-hydroxyphenylpyruvate dioxygenase family protein; translated protein: MSQPFTPWDNPLGVAGFAFIEYAATDLADLDHVFTQLGFGSAGGAALGQTRRYHQADIDLLVDARPDSFGQRYAQSHGVSICGVGIRVANAQAALAHALAQGAKQVAASLAIDAPAIHGIGDTVIYLVDTAPDTTADTTDTSTSTGLRSIDHLTCQVRRGQLDSYVDFFARVFNFRERAVTAGSSDAAQIVARVLESPCGKLCITLAETNTVGNEIGQDAADEARDVREGDHIRHLALQSDDLYASVETLRARGMGFLDAPQTYYELLDSRLPGHGEDTERLAATRILVDSSLDGGVLLQIFTTTLLGGLFFELVQRKGDNGFGHGNFAALFESIELDRQRDPSSAGY
- a CDS encoding DUF4148 domain-containing protein translates to MNRILAALILSTAAVGAAQAGEIGYLDNPGAQTQSSVSRAQVQNELNADRANAHAFQGELNPAAGQVKSTSVKQASLDNTVLIAKGDGNTDDISTAFAFING
- a CDS encoding DUF4148 domain-containing protein, whose protein sequence is MNRIFAALILSTAAIGAAQAGELGYRDAPTIQSVATRADVQKALDADRANVQAFQGQLDPSVTNAPAGTATRAQIAQQEKFAKVSNPAGGAFVNG
- a CDS encoding TetR/AcrR family transcriptional regulator, with amino-acid sequence MNTTPQTTRDQILDYAQKLIRLRGCNGFSYRDLAEHVGVKTSSIHYYFPSKDDLLYEAVCAYSTRTLAALRAIDAKLPADVKLDRYVDFLEEMSEGEEICLCGMLAADLASVPDRVAQQIQGFVHAHEVWLSNVLIEGRAQGTLHVHGCPETAGRALFATLQGSGLVCRLFKTTSRLRDIVGAMRVQPANA
- a CDS encoding class I SAM-dependent methyltransferase, encoding MRANWSDGYFTEVGYTHGYYRELSPALQRYCLLLRGIAPLQSESPAHCELGFGQGVSINVHAATTPGVFVGTDFNPEQAASAINFAQAAGSQARLYDNSFAELLARDDLPQFDSISLHGIWSWISHENRQIIVEFVKKYLKPGGSLYVSYNCLPGWSHAAPLRHLFAMHDRFVGSSERSATDRVGDAIGFATQLLAAKPKYAAATPGLDERLKQIAGQDRHYLAHEYFNGEWHIGYFTDVVDALADAKVEYAGPAQPIDGMDALHIGSEGIAFLNKITNPTMREQARDYFVNQQFRRDLFVRGARRLSAAERQAALLAQRFALVVPANKVTWTVQVGGGSAELNQAIYKPVVDVLASNAYAPKSLREIVDILESASISAVQATEAVTVLVGMGVVSPCQTDAETSTRRKSAQKLNESLLQHAFYHENIAVLASPVTGGALNVDRISKLFLLARINKHKDIVAFAWSALAASNQRLKKGDTVLQTAEENIADLRDRFQVYEQELLPLLKAHAIF
- a CDS encoding DUF4148 domain-containing protein; the encoded protein is MKALLSALVLSMAAMGAAQAGELGYPPAPQSGGALSHQQVQNELIQARAQGLTGNGELVNVANTSPASASQLSRNQVQQELNVARSQPNLSGNGELDSPVFAG